CCACCGGGCTAAGCCGGTACATGATCAACAGCAGCAGTGCCAGCAGCCCCAGTTCCAGCCCCCACTGCATGCCGGAAGACAGCGGGGTGATCAGGTTGCCGGACAGCAGGGAATCAATGGCGTCGGCCACGATTTCCACCGGCTGCAGCCGGCCGTTGGCGGCATCGAGCGGTACCCGCAGCGGCACCGCCAGCCCTGCTGCGGTGGCACCGACCAGCACCACCCGGTCGCGTAGCAGTGAATCCGGAATCGTGCCATCCAGCACATCGATAAACGACACATGTTCGTGGCCATTGCTGTTGCGGCCATAGGCAATACCGATGGTGGAATCACGCAGCCAGCCGGTGCCCGCAGCAATCGAGCCATCCATGTCCACCCCGGCGAAGCCGCGGAAATTGTCCTGGCTTACCCAGTGCCAGGTCCCCTGTGGCAGGTCCAGGCGCGCAGCCTCCAGTACTGCCAGCGCCAGATGCTGCCAGCGCACGCCCCCTTCCGGCCCGGCGTACAGGTGCACGCGGCGCAGTACGCCGTCCGGGTCGGGCTGCAGCTCCAGTTGCGCGCGCCGGTGATACGGCACCATGTCCCAGGAGCCCACCGGCAACACCACGCGCGGCCCCCAGTGGAACAGCGTCTGCTCCATGGTTTCGTCGCGCATCATGCGCAGCCTGGGCAGGGCAATGCTGAAGCCGATGGCCCTGGCCTGCGCCTGCAGCGCCCGGTCTATCAGCTTCGCCTGCAGGTTTTCCGGCCATGGCCATGGCCCCAGCTTGTCCAGGCTGCGCTGATCGATATCGATGATCAGTACCGGCGACTGGTAGCCGCCGGCCGGCGACAGTGCCTGCAGCCCCTGCCAGCGGTCGAGAATGCTCTGGTCCACCATCTGGGTTACCAGGGTGCCGCGCAACAGCAAATACAGCACCATTGCCAGCATGAGCAGCAGGCACCAGGACGCGCGCTGCGAGCGCAGCAGCTGCCACGGCAAGGGCATCAGGATTGCTCCTGCGCTTCATCAACCAGGGTTTCAAGCCGATAGCCCTGACCATATACCGAGCTGAGCTTGTAGCCGTTTTCCGGGCGTAGCCGCAAAAGATTGCGGACGCGGGAAATATGCGTATCCAGCGAGCGGCTCATCAGGTCGGTGCCGGTCGGGTTGGTGGCCGTCCACAGCGAGTCCAGCAGGTATTGGCGTGACAACAGCCGCCCCATATTGCGGAACAAAAACAGTGCCAGCTCGAATTCCTTCTGTTTCAGTACGATAGGCTCGTTATCGATTTCCACCGTGCAGGTGGCGGCGTTGAAATAATAAATGCCCCATTTCTTTTCACCCGCCGTCTGCTTGGGATAAACACGACGCAGCAGCGCGCTGACCCGGGCTGTCAATTCACCGATACGCATGGGCTTGACCATGAAATCGTCGGCCCCGGATGATAAACCTTCGACAATGGCGGCTTCGTCGTCGCGTACCGTCAGAAACAGAATGGGCACCCGCTCCTTCACATAGGTGCGCACCCATTTCACCACTTCCGGGCCACTGGTATCCGGCAGGTTCCAGTCCAGAATGATCAGATCGAAATTATCACGCGACAATTGCCGGGTAAGTTCTTTGCCGGTGGTGAAGGTATGGCATTCATGCCCGATTGCCTTGAGCGTGTACTTGGTCAGTTCAAGCTGATCCTGATCGTCATCGAGAGTAGCTACCCGCATATTCTTAGTCTCCAATTTTCCCTGTTGATCAAGCGGTGTGCCGATTGGCAGTCGGCCAGATATTCAATCGCCGGGCACACCGGAATGCATTACCTAAATGACGACCCGAATGGAATAAAACACAAGTAATTAGCTGTGCTGCCTCGATCTGCCGCAGTACAAACGCATGTAAAAACCGTACCTGGCTACTTGCACCAGCAATCACATATCCACAAGCAGCAAGTACATTGCATCCAAGCAATTGTCAGGTTGAAGCAAAATAATCTCTAACCAATCCTAGCACGCGACATATGGATGAAAAGTGTGTTCGCCAATTTTCGGAATTTGCTTACTATGCCATGCTGATTCCAAGCTATCGCCAGCCATTCATGCCAAAGGTATATTCAATATGCGTTAAACAGCCACTGCCAAGTCTGGTTTCGTTCGTCAATTTCTATATGTAAAAATTTAGTTAAATTAAATCCATATTTATTGACTTGATGTATAGGAAACATCTGAATAGCCAGATTGCACGGCATGAAATTCATCATTTCCGAATCGGCAATAGCAACAACAGGATGGAGACGGGGAGTTGAGACAGGTGGAAGTGACAGGCGATGCACACGGCGACAGGGGAATTGCTCCGCAGACCAGGCCAGCGACAGGCATTAGCCATGCAGCATCGCAAATAATGCAGGGAATCGGAAATGAAAAAACCGGATCGGTTAAATACCGATCCGGCTTTCAGAATCTGGTCGGGGTGAGAGGATTCGAACCTCCGGCCTCTACGTCCCGAACGTAGCGCTCTACCAGGCTAAGCTACACCCCGAATTGAATTGTGATTGCAAGCCATTTGGTCGGGGTGAGAGGATTCGAACCTCCGGCCTCTACGTCCCGAACGTAGCGCTCTACCAGGCTAAGCTACACCCCGATTTATTCTTGCAATGTGGATGAAACTGGTCGGGGTGAGAGGATTCGAACCTCCGGCCTCTACGTCCCGAACGTAGCGCTCTACCAGGCTAAGCTACACCCCGTACTGAATTCATCCGTCGTGAAAGACTGAAAGATCGTTGCGTTTTTGCGCTACAATCTGTCGATCACTGAGGCAAAAGATTATCTATCAAATATGTGGTTTAAGCAACTCTCTTTTTTCCGCCTGGACGAAAACTTCGCCATCGACTCTGACAAGCTGACCGATGCTCTGGTGGCCCGCCCTTTCCAGCGCTGCTCCGGTCTGGAGTGGTTCAGCGAAGGCTGGGTCGCCCCTGCCGGGCACCTGGACAGCCCGCTATTCAGCCAGCGCGGCTACGCCATGCTGAGCCTGCGCCGCGAGGATAAAGTACTGCCGTCCGGCGTGATCCGCGACCATCTGGACAGCAAGGTCAGCCAGATCGAAGCCGAGGAACTGCGCAAGGTTGGCCGCAAGGAGAAACTGGCGCTGAAGGAACAGATCACCGACGATCTGCTGCCGCGTGCCTTTACCCGCTCCAGCCGCACCACCGCCTACCTGGATCGCCAGCGTGGCTGGCTGATGGTAGACAGCGGCACCGCCAGCAAGGCGGAAAACCTGGTGTCGCAGCTGCGCGAAGCGCTCCCTCCCTTCCCTGCCGCCTTGCCGCGCACCGCGCTGTCGCCGCATGCCGCGATGACCGACTGGCTGGCCAGCGGCGAAGCACCGGCGGGTTTCGAGCTGGATGCCGAGTGCGAGCTGAAGGATGGCAGCGAGAACGGCGCAGTAGTGCGCTGCACCCGCATCGACCTGACCGCGGAAGAGATTCGCCAGCATATTGCCACCGGCAAGCAGGTTACCCGCGTCGGCCTGATCTGGCGCGAGCGCATCCGCTTCGTGCTGACCGACCAGCTGCAACTCAAGCGCCTGCAGTTCCTGGACGTACTGCAAGAGGAAGCCAGCCAGGCCGGCGACGATATGGCCAGCCTGTTCGAAGCCACTTTCCTGCTGATGGCCGAAGAGCTGGGCGAGCTGGTGGAAGAACTGGTGGCCGCGCTGGGCGGGCTGGAAGACAGCCAGCAAGCAGCGCCCGTGGCGACTCCCGTCGCCGCCATGCCGGCAGCGGCCGCCGCTGGCGACAGTGACGTTCCCTGGGATTGATGGCATAGCGCGCCAGGCCGTGCGGCCAACCCTCAGGCCCGCACCAGGGCTTCGATGCACGACCGCACACGCACCACGCTGCTGCCCGCAAAAAAATCGCCCGTTCCTGCTGGAACGGGCGGTCTCGGATAACGGTGAGACAGAAGCAACGGGACAGACTCTCAAACGGGGTCTGCATGCAGACTCCGCAGGCACTATTCAGCAAGCGGCGTGCCAGGCTTGCCGCAGCCAGGGCCGGCCCGACTGCGACAATATGGCGCCCTTATGTCATTAAAATGGCAGCAGCATGCCCGGAAACAGGTCGTCATGCCCCGCAATGAGGCCATCGGCCCTGCATCCCGGCATCAAGCTTTCAGTTCGTTAAAAATCGTGTAGGCTTGTAACTGTTTCAAGTTGCAGCCCGTCCCGTCCATGAATATCAAGGCCAGCCGACTCGCCCCTTCCAGCAATGCCACGCCCGCGGAGCCGGTGGAACCGCCGCCGCTGGAAAACGAGACCCTGCTCGCGGGGTTTTCCACTTCCTATGGCGAGCAGCTGCTGGCTGCCAGCAGCAACGGCAGCATCATTTACGTCTTCGCCCGCCGCAGTGTTGCCAAAACCCCGCAATCCGACTTTTTCCGCATCCAGTTCCAGGCCTACACCATGGTGCAGGGCACGCAGTGGAAAAAGATCCAGGGCGAAGCCAGCGACTGGATGAATACCCGCAACTGCCTGCAAGTGTGCGTGGACCACCCGCGCCGCAGCATCTACTTTGGCCCGCGCTCCGGCTTTCTGCTCAGCCCGGAACTGGCCAACCTCGGCCTGACCGGCTATGCGTACGCGCAGGTCATCCAGTGGCTGAAAAGCCACTTTGCCGACTACAGCGTGGCTCCGGCCAACGTGCCCAGCCCGGAAGCGGATGGCGAGGAAGCGCGCATCAAGCGCAATGCGCGCCTGGCGGCGCAGGGCTTCGACTTCGAGTGGATAGACAGCGAACAGCGCGCCGGCCGCTACTTCAAGGAACGTGCCGGCAACCTGATCAGCAGCTGGGAAACCGACAAGGTAACCGAGGTGGCGCCCAACCTGCTGCTGGACACGGTGGCGCGGCTGGACGAAGAGAAGCTGGAACAGCAGAAGCAGATCAACCTGGTGAAGCTCAAGGAGCGTTCGCTGGAGGCCTCGCTGACCAAGGAACGCCACACCAACCTGATTCTTACCGGCGTCACCAGCTTCGTACTGGTGTTTGCCCTGTTCCGCATCTTCGGCCTGTTCTAGCAGCAAACACCCAGCACACCGCCAGGCGCCATATCCGGCGCCCGGCATCCCCTGCTAGCTGAAATCAACCATCGGCGCCTGTGCCAGCGGCAAGCCACCGGCCAGCCAGGCATCAAGCCCGCCAGCCAGCGAAACCACCCGGCAATACCCCATCTCCTGCAACGCTCTGGCCGCCAGCGCGGCACGGCCACCGCTCTTGCAATACAGCAGCAGCGGGCGATCGCCATCCGCCAGCGCCGGATCGGCGGACAGGCGGAACTCCAGCACCCCACGCGGAATATTCACGGCTCCCGCCAGGTGGCCGGCGGCGTATTCGTCCGGTTCGCGCACGTCGATCACCAGCTGCATGGCGCTTGCCAACTGTTGCTGCAGCTGTTGCGGGGAACATTCCTGGATCTGCGCCCTGGCAGCCATTGCCAGGTCGTGAGCGGTGTGCTTGAGCATTGCGGCCTCCTTAAGAAAGTGAAACAGCCAGTCTGCATCCGGGTTGCTGGCTGCCCTGACTTGTATATTATCATTTTTTATATTATGTTTTGCGAAATACAAATCACCCGGAGAACATTCCCATGTTCCGCTGCCATCCACCACGCTCAAGCCTGCTGGCCACCGGCCTGCTTGCCATACCGCTGGCGCTGCAGGCCGCCCCGCTGGCCACCCTGCAGCTGGGTGGCAGCAGCGCCGTACAGCAATACCGCATCCAGGGCGTGATCCAGTCGCAGCGCAGCGCGCAGCTGTCGGTACCGGTAGCCGGCCGGCTCACCCGCCTTGCCGCCCACGCCGGGCAAGCGGTGAAAGCCGGCCAGCTGCTGGCACAGGTGGATGGCGAAGCGGCTCAGCAGAATGCCGCCGCCGGCCAGGCGCAGATTGCTGCGGCCAACGCCCAGCTGGAGCAGGCGCGCCGCGACTACCAGCGCAGCGCCAGGCTCGCCGCCGAGCACTTCCTGAGCGGCGCGGCGCTGGATCAGGCCGGCGCACAGCTGAAGACCGCCGAAGCGCAGGCACGCGCGCAGATCGCCTCTGCCCGCGCCGCCGGCGCCCAGGCCGGCTTGTACCGCCTCACCGCACCGTTTGCCGGCACCATCGCCCGCGTCAACGGCGACCAGGGTGCGCTGGCGATGCCGGGCCAGTCCATCGTGGAGCTGTACGACCCCACCGCGCTGCGGGTGGAGCTGCAGCTGCCGGCCAGCGCCTATGTCGACATCCGCCAGGATGCGCCGGTGAGCCTGAGCTGGCGCGGCCAGGCGCTGAAGGTTGGCCGCATCGAGTGGTTCCCCGCCGCGGATGCCGGCAGCCAGACCCGCACCGTGCGCATCAACCTGGCCGCCGGCAGCCAGCCGGTGGTGGGCGAGATGGCCAGCGCCAGCTTCACTACCCGCGGCAAGGCCGACGTGCGCCTGAGCGTGCCGGCCGGTGCCGTGAGCCACCAGCGCGAATTCGATGCCGTCTACGTGGTGGATGCCACCGGCAAGCCCAGCCTGCGCTATGTGCGGCTGGGCGCGCCACAAGGCGATAGCTACCCGGTGCTGTCCGGCCTGAAGGCCGGTGAGCGCATTGCGGCCAACGCCGAACAGGCGGCTGCACTGACCATCACACACGCAGGTACACACTGATGCACGCCAGCGACAAGATGGGCATCGCCGGTCGGCTGGCGGCTTTTTTCCAGAACGCGCGCATCACCCCGCTGATCGCGCTGCTGGCGCTGCTGCTGGGCCTGTTCGCGGTGCTGGTGACGCCGCGCGAGGAAGAGCCGCAGATCAACGTCACCATGGCCAATGTGCTGATCCCCTTCCCCGGCGCCAGCGCCGACAGCGTGGAAAGCCTGGTGGCCCAGCCGGCCGAGCAGGTGCTGGGGCAGATCGACGGCGTCGATCACATCTACAGCGTGTCGCGCCCCGGCATGGCGGTGATTACCGTGCAGTACAAGGTGGGCGTGCCGCGCATCGATGCGCTGGTGCGGCTGTACGACACGGTAAACAGCCATGCCGACTGGCTGCCGCCTGGCCTGGGCGTGGGCCAGCCGCTGATCAAGCCCAAGGGCATCGACGACGTGCCCATCGTCACCTTCACCCTGCACAGCCGCGACAACAGCCTGGGCAGCTTCGAGCTGGAGCGCATCGCCCACGCACTGGAAGGCGAGCTGAAGCGCGTGCCCGGCACCCGCGAGGTAAGCACCATCGGCGGCCCCGGCCAGGCCATCAACGTGAGCCTGCAACCGCAAAGGTTGGCCGCAACCGGCCTGACGGTGGACGACCTGCGCCACGCACTGGCCGGCGCCAACTTTGCGCTGCCGCT
This Vogesella sp. LIG4 DNA region includes the following protein-coding sequences:
- a CDS encoding response regulator transcription factor codes for the protein MRVATLDDDQDQLELTKYTLKAIGHECHTFTTGKELTRQLSRDNFDLIILDWNLPDTSGPEVVKWVRTYVKERVPILFLTVRDDEAAIVEGLSSGADDFMVKPMRIGELTARVSALLRRVYPKQTAGEKKWGIYYFNAATCTVEIDNEPIVLKQKEFELALFLFRNMGRLLSRQYLLDSLWTATNPTGTDLMSRSLDTHISRVRNLLRLRPENGYKLSSVYGQGYRLETLVDEAQEQS
- a CDS encoding recombination-associated protein RdgC; translated protein: MWFKQLSFFRLDENFAIDSDKLTDALVARPFQRCSGLEWFSEGWVAPAGHLDSPLFSQRGYAMLSLRREDKVLPSGVIRDHLDSKVSQIEAEELRKVGRKEKLALKEQITDDLLPRAFTRSSRTTAYLDRQRGWLMVDSGTASKAENLVSQLREALPPFPAALPRTALSPHAAMTDWLASGEAPAGFELDAECELKDGSENGAVVRCTRIDLTAEEIRQHIATGKQVTRVGLIWRERIRFVLTDQLQLKRLQFLDVLQEEASQAGDDMASLFEATFLLMAEELGELVEELVAALGGLEDSQQAAPVATPVAAMPAAAAAGDSDVPWD
- a CDS encoding rhodanese-like domain-containing protein, with the protein product MLKHTAHDLAMAARAQIQECSPQQLQQQLASAMQLVIDVREPDEYAAGHLAGAVNIPRGVLEFRLSADPALADGDRPLLLYCKSGGRAALAARALQEMGYCRVVSLAGGLDAWLAGGLPLAQAPMVDFS
- a CDS encoding efflux RND transporter periplasmic adaptor subunit, whose amino-acid sequence is MFRCHPPRSSLLATGLLAIPLALQAAPLATLQLGGSSAVQQYRIQGVIQSQRSAQLSVPVAGRLTRLAAHAGQAVKAGQLLAQVDGEAAQQNAAAGQAQIAAANAQLEQARRDYQRSARLAAEHFLSGAALDQAGAQLKTAEAQARAQIASARAAGAQAGLYRLTAPFAGTIARVNGDQGALAMPGQSIVELYDPTALRVELQLPASAYVDIRQDAPVSLSWRGQALKVGRIEWFPAADAGSQTRTVRINLAAGSQPVVGEMASASFTTRGKADVRLSVPAGAVSHQREFDAVYVVDATGKPSLRYVRLGAPQGDSYPVLSGLKAGERIAANAEQAAALTITHAGTH